The following DNA comes from Camelina sativa cultivar DH55 chromosome 14, Cs, whole genome shotgun sequence.
GAGATCGCTTGCTACAAGAATAAGGTCCTTTCATGGCGGTCTGGCGTGTAAGCTATTCGATAATATCCGAATCTTCGCTTGCTTGCGGTTTGATTTTGCTGAGTTTTAGCTGATTCGATTCTGATTTGTGTGTAGTATGATGTGTGACGATTGTGTTGAATCGGATCATGTGCTTAACCTAATTTGAAGGAGAAGGAGTATAGTCGCATCAATCAATCTTTGTTTGCTTGTGTTTGATTGGTCttttgtgttgatttttttttttctgaattttgcgGACTCGATTCTGATGTTGAAGGTCTTAAGCATACTTTAGTTGTTTCGCTCTGTAACTAATGTTATGGAATTGGTATAGTATGATGAATATGGTGTGACGGTTGGGCATATGTTTAACCTAATCTGAAGGGAAATGAGAATCAATAACACACCTCTAGATAAGATTTTGTTCTGCGTTGTTTTATTAGTAAACGTACTGAGATGTGGGCGAAAATGTTCATGCAGGGAGAAGGACATAGATGAAGTGCTTCAGTCTCATACTGTTTATTCGAATGTTTCTAAAGGAGTTCTTGCCAAATCCAAAGACTTGATGAAGGCCTTTGGATCAGATGATCATACGAAAATATGCATTGATGTATGTCATGgcttgtttgattttattagTGTTTGAAGTTGTGACTCCTTAAGATGTCTCTTATATGTTGCATTTCCAACTCTCTGTGTTTCAGATTTTGGAGAAAGGTGAGCTTCAAGTTGctggaaaagagagagaatcacAGTTCTCTAGCCAGTTTCGGGATATTGCAACCATTGTTTTGCAGAAAACCATCAACCCTGAAACACAACGGCCTTATACAATCACCATGGTAGAGCGCCTGATGCATGAGATTCATTTTGCTGTTGATCCTCATAGCAATTCCAAGAAGCAGGTGATTGGTTTAGGTTAATGTAGAGGCAAAAGTGACTTGTGGTATACATATGAAATGTTTATGTGAGGCTTCAATTTGATTATTAAACTATGCAGGCTCTTGATGTCATCCGTGAGCTGCAAAAGCACTTCCCTATCAAGCGTTCTCCAATGAGACTGCGCCTCACTGTTCCTGTTCAAAACTTTCCCTCGCTTCTGGAGAAGCTAAAAGAATGGGACGCTAGTGTTGTCTCCAAAGACGAATCTGGAACACAGATGTCCACTGTAATGATCtaaatcatcaacattttttggacttctttttttctttctctaatccTGTCTAATTGTACTTGTGCAGGTCTGCGAGATGGAACCGGGCCTATTCCGAGAGTGCGATTCCCATGTCAGGAACATACAGGGAAAACTAGAAATACTTGCTGTATCAGTTCATGCAGAAGGTGACACAAGCATGGATCATTACGATGAGCATGATGATATGACATTGCAAACCCACAAGCCGTTGTTACCTGCTGAGGCTGAGACTAAGGATTTGACTGATCCCGTCGTTGAACTTAGCAAGAAAATGCAGAAGCAAGAGATAAGTACTACAGATAACATAAagcaagaaggaggagaagaaaagaaggggACCAAGTGCAGCACTTGCAACACGTTTGTTGGGGAGGCTAAGCAATACAGAGAGCACTGTAAGAGTGATTGGCACAAACACAACCTGAAGCGTAAGACTCGTAAACTCCCTCCTCTTACCGCTGAAGAATGCTTGTCTGAAATTGACATGGACGACTCTAGAGCAGATTTGAAAGACTACTCTTTCTGAAACTACAGTATtctcattttgttctttttaacttttgtcAATGTTGAATCTCGTGGTCACATGTGAGTAGATGAATGCACAAAACTTGTGCGAACTTATGAGTAAAAATCGTTTGTGTTTAAGAGATAATTTGGATTTTCGGTGCTTGAGTGGACAATTTTGACCAACCACAGACAATTAAATATCGTACAAAACCATTATTGCACGAATAACTAACAATCATCCAAACAAAGACATCATAGATCGATCATACATAAGCATTGCACTTTTTCGTTTCAAAAAGGCATTGCGTATTTAACGTTTTTGTCAGATAATTTAGGAAAGTTTGGTTAACACATGGGAGAGAGATAAATGAAGGACAGAGCTTGATCATTGCCTCCCTGATAATGTGCCCTAAGGAACACACCCATAGAAAGATGTACATTATAACTATAAAGCATAAGAAAACTCCCCAAgatctttaaaaagaaaaagaaacagtaaCTCAAGAGATGGTATGGTGGTTGTAAGAGGGTGACCTAGAAACCAGTTGTTGGTACAAGATATGACTCTTCCTTTCTTAAGCACAATATCACGGCTTTATGGCCTATCCTTATCCTGAGTTGAGTTGTGTAATGCTGCACAAGCAAAACATTACCCGATCAAAGTCttgttcatcttcatctttagaTCTCANNNNNNNNNNNNNNNNNNNNNNNNNNNNNNNNNNNNNNNNNNNNNNNNNNNNNNNNNNNNNNNNNNNNNNNNNNNNNNNNNNNNNNNNNNNNNNNNNNNNNNNNNNNNNNNNNNNNNNNNNNNNNNNNNNNNNNNNNNNNNNNNNNNNNNNNNNNNNNNNNNNNNNNNNNNNNNNNNNNNNNNNNNNNNNNNNNNNNNNNNNNNNNNNNNNNNNNNNNNNNNNNNNNNNNNNNNNNNNNNNNNNNNNNNNNNNNNNNNNNNNNNNNNNNNNNNNNNNNNNNNNNNNNNNNNNNNNNNNNNNNNNNNNNNNNNNNNNNNNNNNNNNNNNNNNNNNNNNNNNNNNNNNNNNNNNNNNNNNNNNNNNNNNNNNNNNNNNNNNNNNNNNNNNNNNNNNNNNNNNNNNNNNNNNNNNNNNNNNNNNNNNNNNNNNNNNNNNNNNNNNNNNNNNNNNNNNNNNNNNNNNNNNNNNNNNNNNNNNNNNNNNNNNNNNNNNNNNNNNNNNNNNNNNNNNNNNNNNNNNNNNNNNNNNNNNNNNNNNNNNNNNNNNNNNNNNNNNNNNNNNNNNNNNNNNNNNNNNNNNNNNNNNNNNNNNNNNNNNNNNNNNNNNNNNNNNNNNNNNNNNNNNNNNNNNNNNNNNNNNNNNNNNNNNNNNNNNNNNNNNNNNNNNNNNNNNNNNNNNNNNNNNNNNNNNNNNNNNNNNNNNNNNNNNNNNNNNNNNNNNNNNNNNNNNNNNNNNNNNNNNNNNNNNNNNNNNNNNNNNNNNNNNNNNNNNNNNNNNNNNNNNNNNNNNNNNNNNNNNNNNNNNNNNNNNNNNNNNNNNNNNNNNNNNNNNNNNNNNNNNNNNNNNNNNNNNNNNNNNNNNNNNNNNNNNNNNNNNNNNNNNNNNNNNNNNNNNNNNNNNNNNNNNNNNNNNNNNNNNNNNNNNNNNNNNNNNNNNNNNNNNNNNNNNNNNNNNNNNNNNNNNNNNNNNNNNNNNNNNNNNNNNNNNNNNNNNNNNNNNNNNNNNNNNNNNNNNNNNNNNNNNNNNNNNNNNNNNNNNNNNNNNNNNNNNNNNNNNNNNNNNNNNNNNNNNNNNNNNNNNNNNNNNNNNNNNNNNNNNNNNNNNNNNNNNNNNNNNNNNNNNNNNNNNNNNNNNNNNNNNNNNNNNNNNNNNNNNNNNNNNNNNNNNNNNNNNNNNNNNNNNNNNNNNNNNNNNN
Coding sequences within:
- the LOC104742145 gene encoding ribosome maturation protein SBDS — protein: MSKTLVQPVGQKRLTNVAVVRLKKQGNRFEIACYKNKVLSWRSGVEKDIDEVLQSHTVYSNVSKGVLAKSKDLMKAFGSDDHTKICIDILEKGELQVAGKERESQFSSQFRDIATIVLQKTINPETQRPYTITMVERLMHEIHFAVDPHSNSKKQALDVIRELQKHFPIKRSPMRLRLTVPVQNFPSLLEKLKEWDASVVSKDESGTQMSTVCEMEPGLFRECDSHVRNIQGKLEILAVSVHAEGDTSMDHYDEHDDMTLQTHKPLLPAEAETKDLTDPVVELSKKMQKQEISTTDNIKQEGGEEKKGTKCSTCNTFVGEAKQYREHCKSDWHKHNLKRKTRKLPPLTAEECLSEIDMDDSRADLKDYSF